From the genome of Nitrosomonas sp. Is79A3:
CAGCAGGTATTGAGATTGTTGATGACGGCTGGTTTGATGCGCTAGATCCTGTTGACCAAGGAAATTTACTTAGCAGCTGGGGGATGAGAGACCCAAATGCAAAATTCATTGGATCTTGGGAAAATTATCGAGTGTTCGCCGGGAAGTTTCGAGGCAAAACAAAGCGGGTTAGTAAGGGATATGCGGTTGTTTATACCAGACAGTCCGGCACATTCCTAATTCCTGGCAGTACATCAAGAGAAATTCCTTCCGCTTTTTCTGTGCATGGTGATATGCGGGAAGTGAGAGCTTTTATCAAGCTAGCACAAATGTTCGGTGATGATCCTCGCTTCGTTCGCTGGAATGTCTATGGTGATGAAGGCAGGATAATTCGGGAAGCAAATAAATTATCGGGTGAACAATCATGATGAATAGCGTTTATAAAGTTTTTACGCCTGCCGGTCAATTCGATGCGATCTTCGCTGAAGATGAGGATATTCCACTCGAATACAGTGGTGATGAACCGGCTATTAGTTTTTTTAAAGACTGGTTATTCATCAATCAGGTAAGCGGCGAACACGGCCACTTGCTGGATAGCGAAAACCTTACACCCAGAGATCTATACGGATTCTGCCAGCCACGCGGTGGCGTAATTGAAGTGATGCCGCCATTCGAGGATCTACTGGCATACATCCAGGAAGATGCCGCGAACCAAGCTGAAGATAACTTTGAACAACTACAGGAAGAAAATACTATGCATACCCTCATTACCAATGATTCTGCAATCCTTGACGATGTGGTGAAAATTATTGGTGATGCAACACTAGATGGCATATCCGGTATTGAAAAAATAAAGCTGATTAAGGAGGCCGGAAGCATCCGCGCAAATCTGCAAACCGTTCAATCCGGAATCGAGAAGCATAAGATGGTTAAACGTATCAAGGAAATTCGTGATGCTTTGGGTGTTGGTGATGGATTAGGCAAAGACGGACTTGACGCTGATGGAATGTGGCCAATGACCAGAGCGGAGTATGACAAGATTCACAGCGACTACAAGGGAGCCTTCCCGGATGGCACGCCTACAGCGCTCAAACTGATTAACGGCGGAACTTCTATTGTGCCCGTGCGAATCACTGATGAGCAGCCGAAAGCTCAAGAGCCAGAGGTAAAGCCGCAAGTCACCATAGAAGATGTTAACAAAGTCATGCCGCTGTTAAAACAGTTCATCGGCAAGGCTCAGTTATCTGCAATCGGAATGGGTATTCGTGGCGAGGAAGGTCAATTTTTCAAGGATAAGTTGATCGAGATTGCCAACGTAATCCAAACCATGCCAAAAACATACGGTCAGGATGGTATGGGCGATAAGGCGATTGCCTATCTGCACTATTTCAAAGGCGCAGGCGACTGGCATATTACCGAAAAGGATATGGAAGATGAGCAATTGCAGGCGTTCGGGCTTGCAAATATTGGTTACGGCGGCGAACTTGGTTATATCAGCATTCAGGAATTGATTGATGCCGGTGTTGAGCTTGATTTGTATTGGACTCCCAAAACTATTGGGGAGATTAAGGGTGGAAGTAGTGAGGATGAAAACCAGGGCACTGAAACTGGTGGTGATGAAACCGGTGGTGAATCAACAGAAATCCCGCAATCCACCGAAGAGCCTCAGACTATAACGCCAGCTGATACCATAAAAGCCGGATTCGTGGCCGAACTTGAAGCCCTAAAATCCGAAACCGATATCAACCGATTCAACGAACGACTTGATGAAATTGCGGCGAGGATCGAGCAAGCCGGTTTGATGGAATCGCTTGATAAAGAATTGAATGATGCGGCGGATGTGCTAACGCGCCTGCTATACGAGGCTGAGAAAGGCGTTTAAATTGTGACTGGCATAGACATCACACAAAATCTTAAGCGGGGCTTGGCTTTAGCGTACATGCTTCTACTAAGCTTCTCCCCAAGACAGCTGGATAAATGTGGCCAAATAATTGGCCTCCTCCCCATGTGGTTGGTAGTGAGATGCAACCTAAGCGTGCGAGGTTTGCTAAGGCAAGTATAACTTCTGCATTTGGTGGTATAGGTTGCGCTCTATTATCTTCATCATGGATTACTATTTCAGATGGTAAATTTGTTGTTATAAGTAACTTATTACTAATGTCGCCCTCTGGTAGTGCATAGATAACCGATAATATCTTTGCTTCTAAATTGGAGAGCCTCTCCAAGATGTCAATGTGTGTGCGATTAAGATCAATAGGACCGTTCTCAATAGTGGAATTAACAAGCAATTTTGCCCATAAATCCTGCAAATAATCGTCATCTTCAAGCGAAGCAGCCTCAAATAAAGGAATGGCAAGTTTTAAAGGTATTGGTTTAATTGGAGTATCAATGCCGATACTATTCATAAGGGTTCTTGTTTTCTGTATAAAACTCACCTGCCTTTCCAAACGCATATATTTTAATTTGTCCTCATATATTCCAATGGCTTGTTCTAATGGACCAGATATGAAACGCGAAATGAAGCCACCCACTTCCTTACTTGCTTCGATAGCTTGCCCGGTTGTTTTTGCTACTTCTTGAACTGCTTTAGCAGTTTCTTTCACAGCTTCAATTTCTTCTGTCATATTTATATCCTGAGATCCAATAAGTAATCCTTACCATATTCAGCGAAGGTGCATGCTTAGCGATATGTAATAGATTGCTGATGTTGCAATTTTCTAACCATGTAACGCCAATTTAGCAATAAATCCTGAGCGAGATTCCCCAGCCTCTTTCGCCGCCGCATCGATACGACGAAGTACGCGCGATGGAAGCGTGATATTTATGCGCTCAACCTTATCCGATAATTCGGCCAGATCAATTGTGACGACTGCCCAGACCCAGCCTTTGTATT
Proteins encoded in this window:
- a CDS encoding Abi-alpha family protein, whose protein sequence is MTEEIEAVKETAKAVQEVAKTTGQAIEASKEVGGFISRFISGPLEQAIGIYEDKLKYMRLERQVSFIQKTRTLMNSIGIDTPIKPIPLKLAIPLFEAASLEDDDYLQDLWAKLLVNSTIENGPIDLNRTHIDILERLSNLEAKILSVIYALPEGDISNKLLITTNLPSEIVIHDEDNRAQPIPPNAEVILALANLARLGCISLPTTWGGGQLFGHIYPAVLGRSLVEACTLKPSPA